A window from Nasonia vitripennis strain AsymCx chromosome 2 unlocalized genomic scaffold, Nvit_psr_1.1 chr2_random0010, whole genome shotgun sequence encodes these proteins:
- the LOC100678769 gene encoding uncharacterized protein LOC100678769, which yields MALNISDRYYFKHNVGGLERLLWSIEFLEASGENLDIDNERFIRTLAGMVSTAFKSRYAAHVLRQFIMLEGGFEGIMRRKPYYYSMNVAARFFSEHVVATFRDQFPLERIKNKEAVRILMVLYRANISQLKRLINVTGKKLEKTKLLTERVKRSKSSILHSGRLLKHHLDRFKKTTLLTDKFMRGQLKCTLHKVLNTYTPNEIVSKNYKDFIHVHHQLDESTVDSDNE from the exons ATGGCTCTAAATATTTCCGATCGATACTATTTCAAGCATAATGTCGGCGGCTTGGAACGTTTGCTGTGGTCCATCGAATTTCTTGAAGCGTCAGGTGAGAATTTAGACATCGACAACGAGCGATTTATCAGGACCTTGGCAGGAATGGTGTCCACAGCATTCAAAAGCAGGTATGCGGCACATGTGCTGCGCCAATTCATCATGTTAGAAGGCGGATTCGAGGGTATCATGCGGAGGAAGCCGTACTATTACTCCATGAATGTTGCAGCCCGTTTCTTCTCTGAGCA TGTTGTCGCAACGTTTCGTGATCAATTTCCGCTCGAACGAATAAAAAACAAGGAGGCTGTCCGCATTCTCATGGTGCTGTACAGAGCGAACATTTCCCAATTGAAGCGCTTGATCAACGTGACGGGTAAAAAGTtggaaaaaacaaaactttTGACCGAACGGGTCAAACGCTCCAAATCGTCGATCTTACACAGTGGGCGTCTATTGAAACATCACCT GGACAGATTTAAAAAGACAACGTTGTTGACGGATAAATTCATGAGGGGTCAATTGAAATGCACATTGCATAAGGTGCTCAACACGTATACGCCGAATGAAATTGTGTCCAAGAATTACAAAGATTTCATTCACGTTCATCATCAGCTGGACGAAAGCACGGTCGACTCCGATAATGAATGA